A single bacterium BMS3Abin02 DNA region contains:
- the rpsC gene encoding 30S ribosomal protein S3: protein MGQKTHPYAFRLGVVTDWKSHWYSDKDYVELVNEDWKIRDYVNRELPRGAISRIEIERTRDKVVIEVHTARPGVVIGRRGTEAERIRAGLEKLSGRRVKYNVIEVREPDQDAQLLARSVADQLEGRVSFRRAMKRTVAAAMKAGVQGVRVECSGRLGGSDMGRREWYREGRVPLHTLRADIDYGTATARTTVGAVGVKVWTYKGDVVVSLKATREKLAAEIAMASGKPGRVAPAKARAEEAVGGRKKRRVIEAGGGRRVVDGGGGKRKEGKRVVEAGGPKKVSSEEAESAYREDIEDTEGPVIVEVAPPKESAAPEPESFKEVNVEEAAPDVVEIVEADEPAETARVEVGTEEAPEAEKAAVERVVAEEPQADEEGE from the coding sequence ATGGGCCAGAAAACACATCCCTATGCGTTCCGCCTCGGTGTGGTGACCGACTGGAAGTCGCACTGGTACAGCGACAAGGACTACGTCGAGCTCGTCAACGAAGACTGGAAGATCCGTGACTATGTGAACAGGGAACTGCCTCGTGGCGCGATCTCTCGGATCGAGATCGAGCGAACTCGTGACAAGGTCGTCATCGAGGTGCACACGGCGCGTCCGGGTGTGGTGATCGGCCGTCGCGGCACGGAGGCAGAGCGGATTCGAGCGGGGCTGGAAAAGCTGTCCGGCCGCAGAGTCAAGTACAACGTGATCGAAGTGCGCGAACCCGACCAGGACGCACAACTGCTGGCACGCAGTGTTGCGGACCAGTTGGAGGGCCGAGTCTCGTTCCGAAGGGCCATGAAGCGCACGGTTGCCGCCGCCATGAAAGCCGGCGTGCAAGGCGTCCGGGTCGAGTGCAGCGGGCGCCTCGGTGGCTCGGACATGGGTCGGCGGGAGTGGTATCGAGAAGGCAGGGTGCCGTTGCATACGCTTCGGGCCGATATCGATTACGGGACCGCAACGGCGCGCACGACCGTGGGTGCCGTCGGCGTGAAGGTGTGGACGTACAAGGGTGATGTCGTCGTATCGCTGAAGGCGACGCGGGAGAAACTCGCCGCCGAGATCGCGATGGCGTCGGGCAAGCCCGGAAGGGTCGCACCTGCCAAGGCGAGAGCCGAAGAGGCCGTCGGAGGGCGCAAGAAGCGCCGAGTCATCGAGGCCGGGGGTGGTCGGCGAGTCGTGGACGGTGGCGGCGGCAAGCGCAAGGAAGGCAAGCGGGTCGTCGAGGCCGGCGGGCCGAAGAAGGTCTCCAGTGAGGAAGCCGAGAGCGCGTACCGTGAGGACATCGAAGATACCGAAGGCCCGGTGATCGTCGAGGTCGCACCGCCCAAAGAGAGCGCAGCACCCGAGCCGGAGAGCTTCAAAGAGGTCAACGTCGAAGAAGCGGCGCCCGACGTGGTCGAGATCGTCGAGGCCGACGAACCGGCGGAAACCGCTCGTGTGGAAGTCGGGACCGAAGAGGCACCCGAGGCGGAGAAGGCTGCGGTCGAGCGGGTCGTCGCGGAAGAGCCGCAGGCCGACGAGGAGGGCGAGTAG
- the rplB gene encoding 50S ribosomal protein L2: MATKKQKPTSPGRRFQTVSDFAEITKSKPEKALLSKKTKTGGRNTHGRITSRHRGGGHKRRFRIIDFRRNKDGVPAKVAAIEYDPNRNARIALLHYVDGEKRYILAPVGVKVGEMLESGSGAEINPGNALPLRNIPAGTVVHAIEMRPGGGAKIARSAGASVQLMSKEGDRALLRLPSGEMRMVSLDCRATVGQVGNTEAELVKVGKAGRSRWKGVRPQSRGVAMNPVDHPLGGGEGRSSGGRHPVSPWGKPEGRTRKKKKASNRDIVRRRSSRGRR, encoded by the coding sequence ATGGCAACGAAGAAACAGAAGCCAACCTCTCCCGGGCGGCGATTTCAGACAGTCTCGGATTTCGCCGAGATCACGAAGTCGAAGCCCGAGAAGGCACTCCTTTCCAAGAAGACCAAGACCGGTGGGCGCAACACGCATGGGCGCATCACGTCGCGCCATCGCGGCGGTGGTCACAAGCGTCGGTTCCGTATCATCGACTTTCGGCGAAACAAGGACGGTGTCCCGGCCAAGGTTGCAGCGATCGAGTACGACCCGAACCGCAATGCCCGCATCGCCCTCCTGCACTATGTGGACGGCGAGAAGCGATACATCCTCGCTCCCGTCGGTGTGAAGGTGGGTGAGATGCTCGAGTCCGGATCCGGCGCCGAGATCAATCCTGGCAACGCACTGCCGCTGCGCAACATCCCCGCAGGCACGGTCGTTCACGCGATAGAAATGCGCCCTGGCGGAGGGGCTAAGATAGCTCGCTCGGCAGGCGCTTCGGTGCAGCTCATGAGCAAAGAGGGCGACCGTGCGCTGTTGCGGCTCCCCTCCGGCGAGATGCGGATGGTGTCGCTCGATTGTCGCGCCACGGTGGGACAGGTCGGCAACACCGAAGCAGAACTCGTGAAGGTCGGGAAGGCCGGGCGCTCTCGATGGAAGGGCGTTCGACCGCAGAGTCGCGGCGTTGCGATGAACCCGGTCGACCATCCTCTCGGTGGAGGTGAGGGTCGGTCGTCCGGAGGCCGGCATCCGGTGAGCCCATGGGGCAAGCCCGAAGGCAGGACGCGAAAGAAGAAGAAGGCAAGCAATCGAGACATTGTGCGGCGGCGATCGAGTAGAGGACGGAGGTAG
- the rpmC gene encoding 50S ribosomal protein L29 yields the protein MKAIDLREFTALELEDKLAETKAELFNLRFQLATNQLDDASRIREVRKDVARILTVMREQEIQAWREQAVAEEGV from the coding sequence GTGAAAGCCATCGACTTGCGTGAGTTCACCGCTCTCGAGCTCGAGGACAAGCTCGCGGAGACGAAGGCGGAACTCTTCAACCTGCGTTTCCAGTTGGCCACGAACCAGCTGGACGATGCATCACGAATTCGCGAAGTCCGCAAAGACGTTGCCCGCATCCTGACCGTGATGCGGGAGCAGGAGATTCAGGCCTGGCGAGAGCAGGCCGTAGCTGAGGAAGGTGTGTGA
- the rplW gene encoding 50S ribosomal protein L23, producing the protein MKDPRDVILTPVVSEKSYDLIEQHNTYTFDVVRSANRTEIAKAIAEIFDVTVLRVNTLNRRGKQKRTGWVVGRRQDTKRALVKLAPGATIDIFGV; encoded by the coding sequence GAGACGTGATCCTGACTCCGGTTGTCTCCGAGAAGTCCTACGACCTCATCGAGCAACACAACACGTACACGTTCGACGTCGTTCGGAGTGCGAATCGGACAGAGATCGCCAAGGCGATAGCCGAGATCTTCGACGTCACGGTGCTCCGGGTGAACACGCTCAACCGCCGCGGCAAGCAGAAGCGGACCGGTTGGGTCGTCGGCCGACGCCAAGACACCAAGCGGGCACTCGTCAAGCTGGCGCCTGGTGCCACAATCGACATCTTTGGGGTGTAA
- the rpsH gene encoding 30S ribosomal protein S8, whose protein sequence is MMTDPIADMLTRIRNANQAGKAVVVMPSSKLKQQVASILAAEGFIDGFESREAGVRRELVLQLKYGGGRSRVIQGIRRVSKPGRRIYSGASDLPRSHGGLGVMVISTSQGLLPDREARRRRLGGEIMCEVW, encoded by the coding sequence ATGATGACCGATCCGATTGCCGACATGCTGACCCGGATCCGCAACGCCAACCAGGCGGGCAAGGCCGTCGTCGTCATGCCGTCATCAAAACTGAAGCAACAGGTCGCGAGCATCCTCGCAGCCGAAGGGTTCATCGACGGGTTCGAGAGCCGTGAGGCGGGCGTTCGGCGAGAGCTCGTGCTGCAATTGAAATACGGTGGGGGCCGCTCCAGGGTGATCCAGGGGATTCGGCGGGTCTCGAAGCCTGGAAGGCGGATCTACAGCGGTGCAAGTGACCTGCCGCGCTCCCACGGAGGACTCGGTGTCATGGTCATTTCGACGTCACAAGGCCTGCTGCCCGACAGGGAGGCGCGTCGGCGCCGTCTTGGCGGCGAGATCATGTGTGAGGTGTGGTGA
- the rpsE gene encoding 30S ribosomal protein S5 — MAETQQQLDERVVQINRVAKVVKGGRRFSFTALVVVGDGRGTVGIGYGKAKEVPAAIQKGMEDARKNMVAIPMAGTTLIHKVIGTQGASRVLLKPAAPGTGVIAGGAVRQVLEAAGIRDVLAKSLGSPTHLNVAKATMNGLLSQMRPEIIAAMRGKRPEDIAPPGLLAAYRSAELRKAGGSG; from the coding sequence ATGGCTGAAACGCAGCAACAACTCGACGAGCGTGTCGTACAGATCAACCGCGTGGCCAAGGTCGTCAAGGGCGGCCGGAGGTTCTCGTTTACGGCACTCGTGGTCGTCGGGGATGGCCGCGGCACGGTCGGTATCGGCTACGGCAAGGCCAAGGAGGTGCCGGCCGCGATCCAGAAGGGTATGGAAGACGCCCGCAAGAACATGGTCGCCATCCCGATGGCCGGCACGACTCTGATTCACAAGGTCATCGGAACGCAGGGCGCGTCGCGGGTCCTGCTGAAACCGGCCGCTCCCGGTACCGGTGTGATCGCCGGGGGAGCGGTCAGGCAGGTACTCGAAGCGGCAGGGATTCGTGATGTCCTGGCCAAGTCGCTCGGCTCGCCGACACATCTCAACGTTGCCAAGGCGACGATGAACGGCTTGCTCTCTCAGATGCGTCCCGAGATCATTGCCGCCATGCGAGGCAAGCGTCCGGAAGACATCGCACCGCCGGGGCTTCTCGCCGCCTACCGGTCGGCCGAACTGCGGAAGGCCGGAGGTTCGGGCTGA
- the rplN gene encoding 50S ribosomal protein L14 — MIQQESRLRVADNSGAKELLCIRVMGGSKRRYAGLGDTIVGTVKDAIPGGAVKRGEVVKAVVVRTAKGYRRKDGTYIRFDDNACVIIDNNSQPRGTRIFGPVARELRDKKYMRIISLAPEVL, encoded by the coding sequence ATGATTCAGCAAGAGTCGAGGCTCAGGGTCGCGGACAACAGTGGAGCGAAAGAGCTGCTGTGCATCCGCGTGATGGGCGGGTCGAAACGGCGCTACGCCGGCCTCGGCGACACGATCGTCGGCACCGTGAAGGATGCCATTCCCGGAGGAGCGGTGAAGCGCGGCGAGGTCGTGAAGGCCGTCGTTGTGAGAACCGCAAAGGGATACCGGCGTAAGGATGGAACCTACATCCGCTTCGACGACAACGCCTGCGTAATCATCGACAACAACAGCCAGCCGCGTGGAACGCGGATCTTCGGGCCTGTGGCCCGTGAACTCCGCGACAAGAAATACATGCGCATCATCTCGCTGGCGCCGGAGGTGCTGTGA
- the rplF gene encoding 50S ribosomal protein L6, giving the protein MSRVGKAPIPIPQGVDVVVSGQGVSVKGPKGTLERTFHEKVRISVEDDVAKVERFDDERESRALHGLSRALLANMVTGVTQGFRKELSIVGVGYRANLQGAVIELQVGYSHPVRIEAPAGVTFEVPNPTHVVVSGIDKELVGQVAANVRKVRPPEPYKGKGIRYVDEYVRRKAGKAGVAR; this is encoded by the coding sequence ATGAGTCGCGTCGGTAAGGCACCCATCCCGATTCCGCAGGGCGTCGACGTCGTCGTCAGCGGTCAGGGCGTCTCGGTGAAGGGCCCAAAGGGCACTCTGGAGCGAACGTTCCATGAGAAGGTTCGCATCAGCGTCGAAGACGATGTGGCCAAGGTCGAACGCTTCGACGACGAGCGTGAGTCCCGTGCGCTGCACGGTCTGTCGCGTGCGCTGCTCGCCAACATGGTGACCGGCGTCACGCAGGGGTTCCGCAAGGAGCTCTCCATCGTCGGGGTCGGCTACCGGGCGAACCTTCAGGGGGCGGTCATCGAGTTGCAGGTCGGCTACAGCCACCCGGTGCGCATCGAGGCGCCGGCCGGCGTGACTTTCGAGGTCCCGAACCCGACCCACGTGGTCGTGTCGGGCATCGACAAGGAGCTCGTCGGCCAGGTGGCCGCGAATGTCCGCAAGGTCCGGCCTCCGGAGCCGTACAAGGGGAAAGGCATCAGGTACGTCGACGAGTACGTGCGCAGGAAGGCCGGGAAGGCAGGAGTTGCCCGATGA
- the rplV gene encoding 50S ribosomal protein L22, which yields MKVRAEAKYIRQSPYKVRRVLDLVRGLPVEEARNVLAFTDRRAADTVRKVLDSAVANAEHNHALDADELVVVEAYANEGPTLKRWRPRARGRATRILKRTSHITIVVTEESEA from the coding sequence ATGAAGGTACGAGCGGAAGCCAAGTACATACGTCAGTCGCCGTACAAGGTACGGCGGGTGCTCGACCTCGTCCGGGGACTCCCGGTCGAGGAGGCGCGCAACGTGTTGGCGTTCACGGACCGCAGAGCTGCGGACACGGTGCGAAAGGTCCTTGACTCGGCGGTAGCCAACGCCGAGCACAACCACGCGCTCGATGCCGATGAACTCGTGGTTGTAGAGGCGTATGCGAATGAGGGCCCCACGCTGAAGCGGTGGCGCCCCCGTGCTCGCGGACGGGCTACCCGTATCCTCAAGCGCACCAGCCACATCACCATCGTCGTGACCGAAGAGAGCGAGGCGTAA
- the rpsQ gene encoding 30S ribosomal protein S17, translating to MVDRARRRSRVGVVISDGRDQTVTVEVQQQVRHPRYEKIVRRRKRYHVHNATNDARRGDTVRIMETRPLSKTKRWRVVEIVERAR from the coding sequence ATGGTGGATCGAGCACGACGCAGATCCCGCGTCGGCGTGGTCATCTCAGATGGAAGAGACCAGACGGTGACCGTTGAGGTCCAGCAGCAGGTCCGCCATCCGCGCTATGAGAAGATCGTTCGCCGGCGCAAGCGGTACCACGTCCACAACGCGACCAACGATGCGCGCAGAGGCGACACGGTGCGAATCATGGAGACCAGGCCGCTCTCGAAGACGAAGCGGTGGCGGGTCGTCGAGATCGTGGAGCGGGCGCGATGA
- the rplX gene encoding 50S ribosomal protein L24 has translation MRLRQGDKVRVMTGKDAGVEGRVARVINKKDKVIVEGVNTARKHQRPQGQTMQGGIIDKDMPIDASNVMILCDDCGPTRIGYRVDEDGIKYRVCVKCGGEL, from the coding sequence ATGCGACTTCGACAAGGTGACAAAGTGCGGGTCATGACCGGCAAGGACGCCGGCGTGGAAGGTCGCGTCGCACGAGTCATCAACAAGAAGGACAAGGTGATCGTCGAGGGAGTGAACACCGCCCGCAAACATCAGCGCCCGCAAGGCCAGACCATGCAGGGTGGCATCATCGACAAGGACATGCCCATCGATGCCTCCAACGTGATGATCCTCTGTGACGACTGTGGCCCCACGCGCATCGGATACAGGGTGGACGAGGACGGGATCAAGTATCGCGTCTGCGTGAAGTGTGGAGGTGAGCTGTGA
- the rplO gene encoding 50S ribosomal protein L15 — protein MADEEKITKLQLHHLRPAPGSKRPKRRVGRGEAGRRGKTAGRGTKGLKARSKLRIGFEGGQMPLMRRLPKMRGFKNPNKEYFALVNVEALEVFSKGATVTPDELRSRGMVKKRGRVKVLGEGEITRALTVRAHAFSKSAAAKIEAAGGTVEVIER, from the coding sequence ATGGCTGACGAAGAGAAGATCACGAAGCTCCAACTCCATCATCTGCGCCCGGCGCCCGGCTCGAAACGGCCCAAACGTCGGGTGGGGCGAGGTGAGGCCGGTCGGCGCGGAAAGACCGCAGGCAGGGGTACCAAGGGGCTGAAGGCCAGGAGCAAGCTTCGCATCGGTTTCGAGGGCGGGCAGATGCCCCTCATGCGGCGGCTGCCCAAGATGCGCGGTTTCAAGAACCCGAACAAGGAGTACTTCGCTCTCGTCAATGTCGAGGCACTGGAAGTGTTCTCCAAGGGCGCGACCGTGACTCCGGACGAACTGCGGTCGCGGGGCATGGTGAAGAAGCGCGGGCGCGTCAAGGTGCTCGGCGAAGGTGAGATCACGAGAGCACTCACGGTTCGGGCACATGCATTCAGCAAGTCGGCGGCCGCGAAGATCGAGGCCGCTGGAGGCACGGTCGAAGTCATCGAGCGCTAG
- the rplP gene encoding 50S ribosomal protein L16 — protein MPKRTKYRKVHRGRRTGTAKGGTSVSFGDYGLKAVEVGWISARQIESARVAINRTIRRGGKVWITIFPDKPVTQKPAETRMGSGKGNPEFWVAVVKPGRIMFELSGVSEELAREAMRRAGHKLPIKTKFVTREDT, from the coding sequence ATGCCGAAGCGCACCAAGTACCGGAAGGTGCATCGTGGCCGCAGAACGGGCACGGCCAAGGGTGGAACCAGTGTTTCGTTCGGCGACTACGGCCTCAAGGCCGTCGAGGTCGGATGGATCAGCGCGAGACAGATCGAGTCTGCCCGTGTGGCCATCAACAGGACGATTCGTCGCGGTGGGAAGGTGTGGATCACCATTTTTCCCGACAAGCCTGTGACGCAGAAGCCGGCCGAGACCCGGATGGGATCGGGAAAGGGCAACCCCGAGTTCTGGGTGGCGGTGGTGAAACCGGGCCGGATCATGTTCGAGCTCTCCGGTGTTTCGGAGGAACTCGCGCGTGAGGCGATGCGCCGCGCGGGGCACAAGCTCCCCATCAAAACGAAGTTCGTGACTCGGGAGGACACGTGA
- the rplR gene encoding 50S ribosomal protein L18 yields MRGSREDARRRRHRRVRKTLRGTSDRPRVAVFRSNRYIYAQVIDDDAGRTLAAASSQEKALRGKTLNRDTAAEVGALLAQRAGSADITEVVFDRGGFPFHGRVKALADAAREAGLKF; encoded by the coding sequence ATGAGAGGTTCACGAGAAGACGCGCGTCGTCGTCGGCATCGGCGGGTTCGCAAGACGTTGCGCGGGACGAGCGATCGGCCCAGGGTGGCCGTCTTTCGCAGTAACCGGTACATTTATGCGCAGGTGATCGACGATGATGCAGGACGGACTCTTGCAGCAGCGTCGTCGCAGGAAAAGGCGCTTCGAGGCAAGACACTGAACAGAGACACGGCCGCGGAGGTGGGGGCGTTGCTCGCGCAGCGTGCCGGGAGCGCCGACATCACCGAAGTCGTCTTCGACCGCGGCGGGTTTCCATTCCACGGGCGTGTGAAGGCACTGGCAGACGCGGCTCGCGAAGCCGGGCTGAAGTTCTAG
- the rpsZ gene encoding 30S ribosomal protein S14 type Z, which translates to MAKKSLIAKAKRKPKFKVREYHRCQRCGRARAYLRDFGMCRICVRQLASRGELPGVRKASW; encoded by the coding sequence ATGGCGAAGAAGAGTCTGATTGCAAAGGCGAAGAGGAAGCCGAAGTTCAAGGTGCGGGAGTACCACCGATGTCAACGGTGTGGTCGGGCGCGAGCGTACTTGCGCGACTTCGGCATGTGCCGCATCTGCGTGCGCCAACTCGCGTCCAGAGGTGAGCTCCCCGGCGTGAGAAAGGCTTCGTGGTAG
- the rplE gene encoding 50S ribosomal protein L5, protein MTPRLKQKYLREVVSALEKQLGSENTMRVPRFEKIVVNMGIGEGAVDSKQVDAAMEELAVITGQKPRLNRAKKSIAGFKIRQGMPVGASVTLRGDYMWEFLDRLIAIAIPRIRDFRGLNPKSFDGRGDYSFGVTEQLIFPEVDYDKVTSIRGMDITICTSAETDEGARALLDAFGFPFRRQDARV, encoded by the coding sequence GTGACGCCACGGTTGAAGCAGAAGTACCTGCGAGAGGTCGTCTCCGCGCTCGAGAAGCAGCTGGGCAGCGAGAACACGATGCGCGTCCCGAGGTTCGAGAAGATCGTCGTCAACATGGGCATCGGCGAGGGCGCAGTCGACTCCAAGCAGGTCGATGCGGCCATGGAAGAGCTCGCAGTCATCACGGGACAGAAGCCGCGACTCAACCGGGCGAAGAAGTCGATTGCCGGTTTCAAGATTCGACAGGGGATGCCGGTGGGCGCATCGGTGACGTTGCGCGGCGACTACATGTGGGAGTTCCTGGACCGACTCATCGCGATCGCGATTCCGAGGATCAGAGACTTCCGAGGCCTGAACCCCAAGTCGTTCGACGGGCGGGGCGACTACTCATTCGGCGTGACCGAGCAGCTGATCTTTCCTGAGGTCGACTATGACAAGGTGACGTCGATTCGTGGTATGGACATCACGATCTGCACGAGCGCCGAGACAGACGAAGGTGCGCGGGCTCTCCTGGATGCGTTCGGGTTCCCGTTCCGCAGGCAGGACGCAAGGGTTTGA
- a CDS encoding preprotein translocase subunit SecY produces MLSIYRNMFKIADLRGKILFTLFIFAVYRLGGAIPVPGVSLSAVQELGQSQQQAGILGLLNLFSGGALERFSVFSLGIMPYITAAIIMQLLAVVIPKLQALQDEGETGQKVITQWTRYITVVLALLQSTGLTFLFSRGTLTQGISLIPVYTPARVALIVLTMTAGTAFIMWLGELITERGVGNGMSLIIFIAIASRLPASFSQIWAGTLGSGRPGGASIFTVFMLVFLVLIVGIIYVEQGQRRIPIQFAKRVRGRRVLGGQSTYIPLKVNTAGVIPVIFATSVMYFPVLIATAIPADKGVFLVSLRNWISVNIGNSAGTSTFYIILLFVLIIFFTYFYTAIQFDPVRQAELIQRQGGFIPGVRPGSQTAKHLGHILNRITLSGSLFLAIVSVLPAIASAIFNVHVGFSGVSILIVVGVALETMKQIESQLTMRNYEGFLT; encoded by the coding sequence ATGCTTTCTATCTACCGGAACATGTTCAAGATCGCCGATCTTCGGGGAAAGATCTTGTTCACGCTGTTCATCTTCGCCGTGTACCGCCTCGGAGGAGCGATTCCCGTCCCCGGAGTGAGCCTCAGCGCGGTGCAGGAGCTGGGGCAGAGCCAGCAGCAGGCAGGCATCCTCGGACTGCTGAACCTGTTCTCCGGAGGCGCTCTCGAGCGCTTCTCGGTGTTCAGCCTCGGCATCATGCCGTACATCACCGCGGCGATCATCATGCAGTTGCTCGCCGTTGTGATCCCGAAGCTGCAGGCGCTGCAGGACGAAGGTGAGACCGGTCAGAAAGTGATAACCCAGTGGACCCGATACATAACGGTCGTGCTGGCGCTGCTGCAGTCGACCGGCCTCACGTTCCTGTTCAGCCGCGGAACGCTCACACAGGGCATCTCTTTGATACCCGTCTACACGCCGGCTCGCGTGGCCCTCATCGTGCTGACGATGACTGCCGGCACGGCATTCATCATGTGGCTCGGTGAGCTGATCACCGAACGGGGAGTCGGCAACGGCATGTCGCTGATCATCTTCATCGCGATCGCTTCTCGACTGCCGGCCAGCTTCTCACAGATCTGGGCCGGCACGCTCGGATCCGGTCGCCCCGGTGGTGCATCGATCTTTACGGTCTTCATGTTGGTATTCCTCGTACTGATCGTCGGAATCATCTATGTGGAGCAGGGCCAGCGCAGGATTCCGATCCAGTTCGCCAAGCGGGTGCGCGGCCGGCGGGTATTGGGTGGACAGAGCACCTATATTCCGCTCAAGGTCAATACGGCCGGAGTCATCCCGGTCATCTTTGCCACGTCGGTCATGTACTTCCCCGTCCTCATCGCGACGGCGATACCGGCAGACAAAGGCGTATTCCTCGTTTCGCTTCGGAACTGGATCAGCGTCAACATCGGTAACAGCGCCGGGACGAGCACGTTCTACATCATCCTGCTGTTCGTCCTGATCATCTTCTTCACGTACTTCTATACGGCCATTCAGTTCGACCCGGTTCGCCAGGCCGAGCTCATCCAGCGTCAAGGCGGGTTCATTCCCGGTGTGCGTCCCGGCAGCCAGACCGCCAAGCACCTCGGGCACATCCTCAACCGGATCACGCTGTCAGGATCGCTGTTCCTTGCCATCGTCTCCGTCCTGCCTGCGATCGCGAGCGCGATCTTCAACGTGCATGTCGGATTCAGCGGCGTGTCCATCCTGATCGTGGTCGGAGTGGCCCTGGAGACGATGAAGCAGATCGAAAGCCAGCTGACGATGCGGAACTACGAAGGGTTCCTCACGTGA
- the rpmD gene encoding 50S ribosomal protein L30 codes for MAKKTLAVTLIKSTIGQKPKNRATVRSLGLRRMHQTVQHEDTPAVRGMLHKVRHLVKVEEDK; via the coding sequence ATGGCGAAGAAGACGCTCGCCGTGACGCTCATCAAGAGCACGATCGGGCAGAAGCCGAAGAACCGGGCGACCGTTCGGAGTCTCGGACTGCGACGCATGCACCAGACGGTCCAGCACGAGGACACCCCCGCCGTTCGCGGGATGTTGCACAAGGTGCGGCATCTCGTGAAGGTCGAAGAGGACAAGTAG
- the rpsS gene encoding 30S ribosomal protein S19: MARSLKKGPFIDEHLLKKVEELNRKGEKRVIKTWSRRSTVIPEMVGHTIAVHDGRKHVPVYVTESMVGHKLGEFAPTRTFRGHAGSREKAANRR, from the coding sequence ATGGCGCGGAGCCTGAAGAAAGGTCCCTTCATCGACGAGCACCTCCTCAAGAAGGTGGAGGAGCTCAACCGAAAGGGCGAGAAGCGGGTCATCAAGACCTGGAGCCGACGCTCCACCGTCATTCCGGAGATGGTGGGACACACCATCGCCGTCCACGATGGTCGCAAACACGTTCCGGTGTATGTGACGGAGTCCATGGTCGGACACAAGTTGGGCGAGTTTGCCCCGACGAGGACGTTCCGCGGGCATGCGGGCTCCAGGGAAAAGGCAGCGAACAGACGATGA